A DNA window from Nitrospinota bacterium contains the following coding sequences:
- a CDS encoding protein BatD, which produces MRLYKSSKTILFSLLLSLNLSNICFGENVSVTATVDKNSLTLEDTLQLSIIIKGSKNTPPPELPPLPDFKVVSSGTSSSTQYINTQRSVSITYNYRLIPMNTGSIDIGPARVNINGNTYSTKPITVEVQKPSRTPALDKKTAFIEASLSSEKAYIGEQLIYTFRLFHRIEAKNLDLKLPFDKTWFNKEELGKPKTYIKVINGLQYNVQELSLALFPLKEGVIKIPPAVIELDLFHRVQNRTRRDPFRHFFDDPFGRNARAEHKVLRSQPLSVNISPLPPGAPKGFKNLIGQFTISADIGKTNLEVGDTTTLTVTISGQGNARDISFEPPDLKGRFKIYPDKPVFNQIVHNDKVRGTKTFKFALVPLEEGRITLPEFVLHYFDSEKGRYRTAKSRSISLNIKPSSIKENLNLVQPSQKEINSTKPEIETLGEDILPIYTELDRFQNRGSISFIYMTAGFGSPVILFITFAFIRKQQIRMKYDVAFYRSRNAYKNACNRLKQLTQHSDSKDFARELSEILREYIGDKLNLHGKAITAEEVENHLKDSDYDSGKAERTRKLLEKCETLQYAPMTQGSTKELLNDSENLIKVLEEQS; this is translated from the coding sequence ATGAGACTGTATAAATCAAGTAAAACCATACTTTTCTCTCTTTTGCTTTCCCTTAACCTCAGCAATATTTGCTTTGGAGAAAATGTTTCTGTCACCGCAACGGTCGATAAGAACAGTTTGACACTGGAGGACACATTACAGCTTTCCATAATTATCAAAGGGAGCAAAAACACGCCTCCACCTGAACTGCCTCCCTTACCTGATTTCAAGGTTGTTTCATCAGGCACATCCTCATCAACGCAGTACATAAATACTCAGCGGAGTGTTTCAATCACCTATAACTACCGGTTGATACCTATGAACACGGGGAGCATCGATATCGGCCCCGCCCGTGTGAATATAAATGGGAATACGTATTCCACCAAACCCATAACAGTTGAAGTGCAAAAGCCTTCAAGAACACCGGCACTCGATAAAAAGACCGCTTTTATCGAAGCATCTTTATCCAGTGAGAAAGCATATATTGGAGAGCAGTTAATCTATACATTCCGTTTATTTCACCGCATCGAAGCCAAAAACCTGGATTTAAAATTACCTTTTGACAAAACCTGGTTTAACAAAGAAGAACTTGGTAAACCCAAGACATACATTAAAGTCATAAACGGACTACAGTATAATGTGCAGGAACTATCCTTAGCTCTTTTTCCTTTGAAAGAAGGGGTCATCAAAATACCGCCGGCCGTCATAGAGCTGGATCTATTTCACAGAGTACAAAACCGCACTAGAAGAGATCCATTCCGTCACTTTTTCGATGACCCGTTTGGAAGAAATGCCCGGGCCGAGCACAAAGTATTAAGGTCTCAACCTCTCTCAGTTAATATTTCTCCCCTGCCACCTGGAGCACCAAAAGGATTCAAAAATTTAATTGGGCAATTCACAATTTCTGCAGACATTGGAAAAACTAACCTTGAAGTTGGCGATACAACCACGTTGACAGTGACCATTTCTGGCCAGGGTAATGCTCGCGACATATCTTTCGAACCACCAGACTTAAAAGGTCGCTTTAAAATATATCCTGACAAACCTGTGTTTAATCAAATTGTTCATAACGACAAAGTCCGAGGAACAAAAACCTTCAAGTTTGCGCTGGTTCCACTTGAAGAAGGTCGCATAACACTTCCAGAGTTTGTCCTGCATTATTTTGATTCAGAAAAAGGTCGTTACCGTACCGCAAAATCCCGATCGATATCATTAAATATAAAACCTTCATCTATCAAAGAGAATCTAAACCTTGTCCAACCCAGCCAGAAGGAGATAAATAGCACCAAACCAGAAATCGAAACTCTTGGAGAAGATATATTACCCATCTACACAGAGTTGGACAGGTTTCAAAATAGAGGTTCTATTTCATTTATATACATGACAGCCGGCTTTGGCTCGCCAGTAATTCTGTTCATTACTTTTGCGTTTATAAGAAAGCAGCAGATCCGGATGAAATATGATGTAGCTTTTTATAGAAGTCGTAATGCCTATAAAAATGCCTGCAACCGCCTAAAACAATTGACTCAACATTCCGACTCAAAAGATTTTGCCCGTGAACTTTCAGAAATTCTGCGCGAATACATTGGTGACAAACTAAACCTGCACGGCAAAGCGATAACCGCAGAAGAAGTTGAGAACCACCTGAAAGATTCAGACTATGACTCTGGAAAGGCCGAACGAACGAGGAAACTTCTCGAAAAGTGTGAAACTCTGCAATATGCTCCAATGACCCAGGGAAGCACAAAAGAACTGCTCAACGATTCTGAAAACTTGATTAAGGTCTTGGAGGAACAATCATGA
- a CDS encoding tetratricopeptide repeat protein produces the protein MIYPFLFFLILFFQSPAFAESVDTKMREGISQYYEGEFKEAADNFSFAHTDRPEDSRISYNLGNARYRDGKFQEAMQAYSQSALDEKNPTIKKKSLYNTGNTMVKLGKLEEAETAYKKVLELDPGDMDAKYNLEYVRKQQEQKKEQESGKDKQEGEDNPSENEKGEDQDQSNEGDQQSENQSPPPNNENLENEGQNKPSQSEEQLGEISKEKAEQMLEGLSEDLKDISRMQAGKTKSNYQGNDW, from the coding sequence ATGATTTACCCCTTCCTCTTTTTTCTTATTTTATTTTTTCAATCCCCTGCCTTTGCAGAGTCGGTGGATACTAAAATGCGAGAGGGCATCTCTCAATATTACGAAGGGGAGTTTAAGGAAGCCGCAGATAACTTCTCATTCGCACACACTGACCGCCCTGAAGACTCACGTATATCCTATAACCTGGGCAATGCCCGATACAGGGATGGAAAGTTTCAGGAAGCTATGCAAGCCTACAGCCAATCTGCATTGGACGAAAAAAATCCCACTATCAAGAAAAAGTCCCTTTACAACACGGGCAACACGATGGTGAAACTGGGAAAACTGGAAGAAGCCGAGACGGCTTATAAGAAGGTTCTGGAGCTTGACCCTGGTGATATGGATGCCAAATACAACTTGGAATATGTTCGCAAGCAACAGGAACAAAAAAAAGAGCAGGAATCAGGAAAAGATAAACAGGAAGGTGAAGACAATCCTTCCGAAAATGAAAAGGGTGAGGATCAGGATCAAAGCAATGAAGGTGATCAGCAATCAGAGAACCAGTCCCCCCCGCCAAATAATGAGAACCTTGAAAATGAAGGTCAGAATAAACCCAGCCAGAGTGAAGAGCAGTTAGGGGAGATATCAAAAGAAAAAGCTGAACAAATGCTGGAAGGTCTTAGCGAAGATTTAAAAGATATAAGCCGAATGCAGGCCGGAAAAACGAAATCTAATTATCAGGGAAACGACTGGTAA
- a CDS encoding Bax inhibitor-1/YccA family protein, which translates to MMDSSYRTMSLDSTAAEQQRFMVRVYNWMTAGLAITGFMAFYIANSPTMMNLIFGNPIMPIVLIIAQIGLVFWLAARVMQMSASQATGVFMLYAGLTGITFAAIFMAYTSTSIFSTFLVTAGTFGAMSMYGYTTKKDLTSWGSFLFMGLVGIIIASLVNIFMQSTMMHTIITYAGVLIFVGLTAYDTQKIKEMNILGNEGTDEDTKEAIRGALTLYLDFINLFLMLLRLMGDRR; encoded by the coding sequence ATAATGGATAGTTCATATAGAACCATGAGCCTGGATTCTACAGCCGCTGAACAACAGCGTTTCATGGTACGTGTCTATAACTGGATGACAGCAGGACTGGCTATAACTGGTTTCATGGCCTTTTATATTGCCAACAGCCCAACTATGATGAACCTGATCTTTGGCAATCCAATTATGCCAATTGTTCTCATCATCGCGCAAATTGGGCTTGTATTCTGGCTGGCTGCAAGAGTCATGCAAATGAGCGCAAGTCAGGCAACCGGTGTTTTTATGCTCTACGCGGGTTTGACTGGAATTACTTTTGCGGCCATATTCATGGCCTATACATCCACATCTATTTTTTCCACCTTTCTGGTCACCGCGGGAACCTTCGGTGCCATGAGCATGTACGGATATACTACCAAAAAGGACCTGACTTCATGGGGAAGCTTTCTGTTTATGGGACTAGTTGGAATTATCATTGCATCCCTGGTGAACATTTTCATGCAAAGCACTATGATGCATACCATTATCACTTATGCAGGAGTGCTCATCTTCGTAGGACTAACCGCCTACGATACACAAAAGATTAAAGAAATGAACATTCTCGGCAATGAAGGTACCGATGAAGATACAAAAGAAGCCATCCGTGGGGCACTGACCCTTTATCTGGATTTCATCAATTTGTTCCTCATGCTCCTCAGGCTCATGGGAGACAGAAGGTAA
- a CDS encoding VWA domain-containing protein: MRFGDPGFFHLIWSLVPLIFFMVWGVKKKHQLTQKFCGTPLLSKLVQPGIIKRQQSKNIFIILAILFLFLALTRPRWGYQWEDLHQRGVDVIVALDVSTSMLAEDIKPNRLERAKRKISDLLDMMDGDRVGLVAFAGTSFVQCPLTLDYGAARIFLSAIDTQLIPVQGTALGEAIESSVKAFRTREKKSKALILITDGEDQTGKALSAAKSAGKQGVKVYTIGIGGEIGAPIPDSSNNGGFRKNQNGEVIVSKLDETTLQQIALETGGSYVRSVTGDIDLKTIYKDQIKKHIKKKELKSERRKIWQERFQWFIFAALICLMIETCLTEKKPMENP; this comes from the coding sequence ATGAGATTTGGTGATCCCGGTTTTTTTCATTTGATCTGGAGTCTGGTTCCTCTGATATTTTTCATGGTTTGGGGTGTAAAGAAAAAGCACCAGCTAACACAGAAGTTTTGCGGAACCCCTCTCTTGTCAAAACTTGTCCAGCCTGGAATAATAAAGCGACAACAAAGCAAAAATATTTTTATTATTCTGGCAATCCTGTTTTTATTTCTTGCTCTAACCCGTCCTCGCTGGGGTTATCAATGGGAAGACCTGCACCAACGTGGAGTCGATGTAATAGTTGCCCTGGATGTTTCCACCAGCATGCTGGCTGAAGATATCAAACCCAACCGCCTGGAGAGGGCCAAAAGAAAAATCTCCGACCTTCTGGATATGATGGATGGAGATCGGGTTGGCCTTGTTGCCTTTGCTGGGACCTCATTCGTACAATGCCCTTTGACGCTCGATTATGGCGCGGCCAGAATTTTCCTTTCAGCCATTGACACACAATTGATCCCGGTACAAGGAACCGCCCTTGGAGAAGCTATCGAATCTTCAGTGAAAGCATTTCGAACCCGGGAGAAAAAATCTAAAGCCCTGATCTTGATAACGGACGGGGAAGACCAGACAGGAAAAGCCCTATCCGCTGCCAAATCAGCGGGCAAGCAGGGCGTAAAAGTTTATACCATTGGAATCGGCGGTGAAATAGGCGCACCCATACCAGATTCATCTAACAACGGCGGGTTCAGAAAAAATCAGAATGGGGAGGTTATTGTTTCCAAACTTGACGAGACAACCTTACAACAGATTGCTTTAGAAACAGGGGGAAGCTATGTCCGCTCAGTCACAGGAGATATCGACTTGAAAACTATATACAAGGACCAGATAAAAAAGCATATCAAAAAAAAGGAACTGAAGTCTGAGCGCAGAAAAATCTGGCAAGAGCGTTTTCAATGGTTCATTTTCGCGGCACTTATATGCCTGATGATAGAAACCTGCCTGACTGAAAAAAAGCCCATGGAAAACCCGTGA
- a CDS encoding VWA domain-containing protein, giving the protein IGMVVFGEHAYTQCPLTLDQGILQSFLSKLEIGMAGDSTAIGSAIGIAVKRLKDLESTSKVIILLTDGRNNAGSLPPIQAAQTAKTFGIKIYTIGVGTRGKAPFLVNSIFGQRYVYQQVDIDENTLKEISEITGGQYFRATDLESLKNIYKRIDEMEKSEVKVIDHSEYKELFHYFLIAGLISLLMEIGLSNTILRRIP; this is encoded by the coding sequence GAATAGGCATGGTGGTTTTCGGCGAGCATGCCTACACACAATGCCCACTGACACTGGACCAGGGTATCCTGCAATCATTTTTGAGCAAATTGGAGATCGGAATGGCCGGTGACTCAACCGCTATTGGGTCTGCAATTGGGATTGCCGTAAAAAGGCTTAAGGATCTTGAGTCAACATCCAAAGTTATTATTCTTTTAACGGATGGCAGGAATAATGCGGGTTCGCTCCCGCCCATCCAGGCGGCCCAAACAGCTAAAACCTTTGGAATAAAAATTTACACGATTGGTGTTGGCACAAGAGGCAAGGCGCCTTTTCTGGTCAATTCGATATTTGGACAACGCTATGTCTACCAGCAGGTGGATATAGATGAAAACACTCTCAAAGAAATTTCTGAAATTACAGGCGGCCAATATTTTCGTGCCACCGACCTCGAGTCCCTGAAAAACATATATAAGCGGATTGATGAAATGGAAAAATCTGAAGTTAAAGTTATTGATCATTCCGAGTACAAGGAGTTGTTTCATTATTTCCTGATAGCGGGGTTAATATCCCTATTAATGGAGATAGGTCTTTCCAATACAATTTTGAGAAGGATTCCCTGA
- a CDS encoding VWA domain-containing protein, protein MTFFQFQNPWLLLLLLAIPLLAIHMSKDYFATVHFPSVTALKAIRPSRVDLYSGVPFILRLLALTFLIIALSRPQEGHKSTEILSVGVDIMLALDTSGSMRALDFEEEGKKITRLKIVKGVVSDFIENRPNDRIGMVVFGEHAYTQCPLTLDQGILQSFLSKLEIGMAGDSTAIG, encoded by the coding sequence ATGACTTTTTTTCAATTCCAAAATCCATGGTTGTTGCTTTTATTGCTGGCGATTCCCCTGCTTGCCATTCATATGAGCAAGGATTATTTTGCTACAGTGCATTTTCCTTCCGTTACAGCCCTGAAAGCAATACGTCCCTCCAGGGTAGATTTGTATTCAGGTGTTCCCTTCATTCTCCGTTTGCTTGCCCTTACCTTTCTGATTATTGCTCTTTCCAGACCGCAGGAGGGACATAAAAGCACAGAAATTCTTTCAGTCGGAGTCGATATCATGCTGGCTCTGGACACATCTGGAAGTATGCGGGCATTGGATTTTGAAGAAGAAGGGAAAAAAATCACCCGTCTTAAAATTGTTAAGGGAGTGGTTTCCGACTTTATAGAAAATCGCCCAAATGATCGAATAGGCATGGTGGTTTTCGGCGAGCATGCCTACACACAATGCCCACTGACACTGGACCAGGGTATCCTGCAATCATTTTTGAGCAAATTGGAGATCGGAATGGCCGGTGACTCAACCGCTATTGGG
- a CDS encoding protein BatD, which produces MKTVTFIKKFSIAIILLLTILVAANSSIAEDNPNPVSVSNQVTPDTFTIGDIATYEITVQHDPDIKPSPPDIEPPKGLELIEQGEYEPNKTNGQTINKYWYKFRVDDTGKLTIPSIQVNFIAPDQKQPENQIQGTILAPEVELEVQSLLDMPGTQDGIRDIKPLEEYPLPWLSYFWQALAVIAVSGLLYFLWKRWKSRPMPLNIPAPDPELTPEQLAFKELEALKKKEWLQIGRTQEYFFELSEIFRRYLENRYRFPAQEWTTEEITAHFKHLNSLSDNLKLKARNILKHTDRVKFAREVQTEDEMPSIINFIDEAQPSSHQAESQS; this is translated from the coding sequence ATGAAAACTGTAACATTCATAAAAAAGTTTTCGATAGCGATTATTTTACTTCTCACCATATTGGTTGCCGCAAATTCGTCTATAGCAGAAGATAACCCAAACCCTGTTTCCGTCAGCAATCAAGTTACTCCCGACACATTCACAATTGGAGATATCGCCACTTATGAAATAACCGTTCAACATGATCCAGATATTAAGCCTTCGCCGCCAGACATAGAACCACCAAAAGGCCTGGAGTTAATTGAACAGGGAGAATATGAACCAAACAAAACAAATGGGCAAACTATCAATAAATACTGGTATAAATTTCGTGTTGACGACACAGGAAAACTAACCATACCTTCTATCCAGGTTAATTTTATTGCTCCAGATCAAAAACAACCCGAAAACCAGATTCAAGGAACCATTTTGGCACCAGAAGTAGAACTTGAAGTTCAGTCACTTCTTGATATGCCAGGAACTCAAGATGGAATTCGCGATATCAAACCCCTTGAAGAATATCCCCTGCCGTGGTTGAGTTATTTTTGGCAGGCCTTAGCAGTAATTGCCGTTTCAGGACTGTTATATTTTTTATGGAAACGGTGGAAGTCCAGACCCATGCCTTTGAATATTCCCGCACCCGATCCTGAATTGACACCAGAACAATTAGCATTCAAGGAACTTGAGGCGCTTAAAAAAAAGGAGTGGCTTCAAATTGGCCGTACCCAGGAGTACTTTTTTGAATTATCTGAAATCTTTCGTCGTTACCTGGAAAACCGGTATCGGTTCCCCGCTCAGGAGTGGACAACAGAAGAAATTACCGCACACTTCAAACATCTCAACAGTCTCAGCGACAACCTGAAACTAAAAGCCAGAAATATCTTGAAGCATACAGACCGTGTCAAGTTTGCCAGAGAAGTGCAGACAGAAGATGAAATGCCGTCCATCATCAACTTTATTGACGAAGCACAACCTTCATCTCACCAAGCCGAAAGCCAGTCATGA
- a CDS encoding DUF58 domain-containing protein codes for MFKTLTEPFRDWFREPAPTPDEDKNLSPELLHRIKAIQVKTNYLVNDIMAGEYVSAFKGRGMEFSEVREYQPGDDVRLIDWNVTARMNQPFIKEFKEERELTLMLLVDVSSSGGFGSHDKLKNEVSAEIASILAFAAIKNNDKIGLIVFSDKIEHTIPPKKGKAHIWNIIRTILNFKPEGKGTNISLPLEYLLNIQKRKATAFLISDFQDDGYEDALKLAKQKHDLIAISISDPREEKLPDVGLIRLEDPESGDILLVDTHDKEMTQKYSQLFQEKKVKRKKFFQSIDIDTIEIQTNHSLTDPIIRYFKMREKKH; via the coding sequence ATGTTTAAGACACTCACAGAACCGTTTCGGGATTGGTTCCGGGAACCTGCTCCCACACCTGATGAAGATAAAAACCTTTCACCTGAGTTGCTCCACCGTATTAAAGCCATACAGGTAAAAACCAATTATCTAGTCAACGACATCATGGCAGGTGAATATGTTTCTGCCTTTAAGGGTCGAGGAATGGAATTCAGTGAAGTGCGCGAGTACCAGCCTGGTGATGATGTCCGATTGATCGACTGGAATGTAACCGCTAGAATGAATCAACCCTTTATTAAAGAATTCAAGGAAGAACGTGAACTGACCCTCATGCTTCTGGTTGATGTCAGTTCTTCCGGAGGTTTCGGCAGCCACGACAAACTCAAAAACGAAGTTTCCGCCGAGATCGCTTCAATTCTTGCCTTCGCTGCTATCAAGAATAACGACAAGATAGGATTGATCGTGTTCTCAGATAAAATCGAACACACCATACCACCCAAGAAAGGGAAAGCTCATATCTGGAACATCATTCGCACTATTTTGAATTTCAAACCAGAAGGCAAAGGGACAAATATTTCTCTCCCATTAGAGTATCTATTAAATATTCAAAAGCGAAAAGCCACAGCATTTTTGATATCTGATTTTCAGGATGATGGCTATGAGGATGCATTAAAGCTGGCTAAACAAAAACATGATTTGATTGCTATCAGCATTTCAGATCCAAGAGAGGAAAAACTGCCTGATGTGGGCTTGATTCGGCTCGAAGACCCTGAGTCTGGAGATATTCTTTTAGTGGACACTCATGATAAAGAAATGACTCAAAAATATTCCCAGCTGTTTCAGGAAAAAAAAGTTAAACGAAAAAAATTCTTTCAATCTATAGATATTGACACCATCGAAATTCAAACGAACCATTCTTTAACGGACCCTATCATCCGTTATTTTAAAATGAGGGAAAAGAAACATTAA
- a CDS encoding MoxR family ATPase, with product MTQKIDEITEHVNQASAFIPSLLHELEQIMVGQKYLTERLILGLLTGEHILVEGVPGLAKTTAVKTLAQSIKADFKRIQFTPDLLPADLLGTQIYQPKTGEFDIKKGPLFANIILADEINRAPAKVQSALLEAMQERQITIASKTFKLEEPFMVIATQNPIEQEGTYPLPEAQVDRFMLKLHIDYPSREEEKLIMQRMSTSDAQYQVKQVVSPEEIMKARKVFDEIYIDENLQDYIINLVQATRDPEGNQLSSLKGMIQFGASPRASIFLHRAAKAYAFLQRRGYVVPHDIKSIGLDVLRHRIILSYEAEAENVTADDIIKKIFDTLEVP from the coding sequence ATGACACAAAAGATCGATGAAATAACAGAACATGTCAATCAGGCCAGTGCATTTATTCCATCCCTTCTGCATGAACTGGAACAAATTATGGTCGGGCAAAAATATCTGACCGAGCGCTTGATACTGGGCCTGCTGACCGGAGAGCATATTCTAGTTGAGGGTGTTCCAGGTCTGGCTAAAACGACTGCGGTAAAGACCCTCGCACAATCCATCAAAGCAGACTTCAAACGCATTCAGTTTACACCAGACCTTTTACCCGCAGATTTATTAGGAACCCAAATCTATCAACCAAAAACCGGAGAGTTTGATATTAAAAAAGGACCGCTTTTTGCAAACATCATTCTTGCCGATGAAATTAACCGGGCACCTGCTAAAGTTCAAAGTGCTCTTCTTGAAGCTATGCAAGAAAGGCAAATCACGATTGCCAGCAAAACCTTCAAGCTTGAAGAACCTTTTATGGTGATAGCGACCCAGAATCCCATCGAGCAGGAGGGCACCTACCCCCTACCCGAAGCCCAGGTAGATCGTTTCATGTTAAAACTTCATATCGATTACCCCAGCCGTGAAGAAGAAAAACTTATCATGCAAAGAATGTCTACCTCTGATGCCCAATACCAGGTCAAACAGGTTGTATCGCCTGAAGAAATTATGAAAGCCCGGAAAGTCTTTGATGAAATCTATATCGATGAAAACCTTCAGGATTACATCATCAACCTTGTACAGGCAACACGGGATCCTGAAGGCAACCAGTTATCTTCTCTTAAAGGAATGATACAATTTGGAGCATCCCCACGGGCTTCCATATTTCTACATCGTGCCGCAAAAGCTTATGCATTTTTGCAGCGCCGCGGCTATGTGGTTCCGCATGACATTAAAAGCATAGGTTTAGATGTATTGAGACACCGAATCATACTTTCCTATGAAGCCGAAGCTGAGAATGTTACGGCAGATGATATTATTAAAAAAATCTTCGACACACTTGAAGTTCCTTAA
- the trpE gene encoding anthranilate synthase component I, producing MFKPSLEEFKQKAKLGNLVPVYKEILADLDTPVSAYLKISGGEYSFLLESVEGGEKWARYCFLGCDPSVVVSTKGRTMTLMENGKSEQREIESGSPLSAVKEVLSRYQPVPEAGLPRFSGGAVGFISYDMVRFFEDLPEETLDDLDVPDSQFVITDTMLVFDNVSQTIKIVSNAFIEGDDLESVYKNTIKKITSLEEKLKAPLAIEANTDSVENSESSLSFGSNIEEEKFKQAVSRIKEYILEGDAIQVVLSQRLKFFIKCDPFDIYRALRTINPSPYMYYLKFGDLQVVGSSPEVLVRLEDKKVEVRPIAGTRKRGQNEEEDRALEQDLLKDEKELAEHIMLVDLGRNDLGRVSEISTVEVNERFTIERYSHVMHIVSNVKGILKKGLDCFDVLKASFPAGTLSGAPKIRAMEIIDELEPTRRGLYGGAVGYISFNGNMDTAIAIRTLLVKDKNAYLGVGAGVVADSVPENEFEETMNKGRALLKAIEMAEKGWLA from the coding sequence ATGTTCAAGCCCTCATTGGAAGAATTTAAACAGAAAGCTAAACTGGGAAACCTGGTTCCTGTTTATAAGGAAATTCTGGCTGATCTCGACACTCCTGTTTCCGCTTATTTGAAAATCAGTGGAGGGGAATATTCTTTTCTATTGGAAAGTGTTGAAGGCGGTGAGAAGTGGGCTCGTTATTGCTTTCTCGGTTGCGATCCTTCAGTCGTAGTCAGTACCAAAGGTCGCACTATGACTTTGATGGAAAATGGTAAAAGTGAACAAAGAGAGATTGAATCGGGAAGTCCACTTTCTGCGGTAAAAGAAGTGCTGTCGCGTTATCAACCAGTACCTGAAGCAGGGTTGCCGCGTTTTTCAGGGGGTGCGGTGGGCTTCATCAGTTACGACATGGTTCGTTTCTTTGAGGACCTGCCTGAGGAAACACTGGATGATCTTGATGTGCCAGATTCGCAATTTGTCATCACGGATACCATGCTTGTGTTCGATAATGTTTCGCAGACCATTAAAATTGTATCCAACGCTTTTATAGAGGGTGATGACCTTGAGTCTGTTTACAAAAACACAATTAAAAAAATAACGTCTCTGGAAGAAAAGCTTAAAGCACCTCTGGCAATAGAAGCAAATACCGATTCGGTGGAGAATTCAGAATCATCCTTAAGCTTTGGTTCCAATATTGAGGAGGAAAAATTCAAGCAGGCGGTGTCCAGAATTAAAGAGTACATACTGGAGGGGGATGCGATTCAAGTGGTGCTTTCCCAGCGATTGAAGTTTTTCATAAAATGTGATCCTTTCGATATTTATAGAGCGCTGAGAACGATCAATCCTTCTCCTTATATGTATTATCTTAAGTTTGGAGATCTTCAGGTAGTCGGTTCCTCTCCTGAAGTTCTGGTGCGGCTGGAGGATAAGAAGGTGGAAGTAAGACCCATAGCAGGGACAAGAAAGCGTGGGCAGAATGAGGAAGAAGACCGGGCACTTGAACAGGATCTGTTAAAGGATGAGAAAGAACTGGCTGAGCACATCATGCTGGTGGATCTGGGAAGAAATGACCTGGGTCGGGTATCAGAAATCAGTACTGTTGAAGTCAATGAGCGGTTTACCATTGAGCGTTATTCTCATGTTATGCATATTGTTTCCAACGTGAAAGGAATTTTGAAAAAAGGATTAGATTGTTTTGATGTCCTGAAAGCATCATTCCCGGCTGGAACTCTTTCCGGTGCTCCCAAAATAAGGGCCATGGAAATTATTGATGAGTTGGAGCCAACCCGACGTGGACTTTATGGTGGTGCGGTAGGCTACATCAGTTTTAATGGCAATATGGATACAGCCATAGCTATACGCACTTTGCTTGTTAAAGACAAAAATGCTTATCTAGGTGTTGGCGCCGGAGTTGTGGCAGATTCGGTTCCTGAAAATGAGTTTGAAGAAACCATGAACAAGGGGCGGGCTTTGTTGAAAGCGATCGAAATGGCAGAAAAGGGGTGGCTGGCATGA
- a CDS encoding aminodeoxychorismate/anthranilate synthase component II, protein MILMIDNYDSFTYNLVQYMGELGAEIRVDRNDKISLKEIEALNPEKIVVSPGPCTPTKAGISVEVIKHFAGKIPILGVCLGHQSVGVAFGGEIIKAGRLMHGKTSMIRHDGKTLFKNLPNPFEATRYHSLVLKRESLPDCFEVSAESDDNEIMGIRHKDLAIEGVQFHPESILTECGKELLGNFIKGNNP, encoded by the coding sequence ATGATTTTGATGATCGACAATTATGACTCGTTTACATACAACCTTGTGCAATACATGGGCGAGTTGGGTGCTGAAATTCGTGTGGACCGGAATGACAAAATCAGTCTCAAGGAAATTGAGGCGTTAAATCCGGAGAAGATCGTTGTTTCGCCCGGCCCATGTACACCTACCAAGGCGGGAATTTCGGTTGAGGTGATCAAGCATTTTGCGGGAAAAATTCCTATTCTTGGCGTCTGTCTCGGTCACCAGTCGGTTGGAGTAGCATTTGGAGGTGAAATCATAAAAGCCGGTCGTCTGATGCATGGCAAAACTTCAATGATTAGGCATGATGGAAAAACCCTGTTTAAAAATTTACCCAATCCTTTTGAGGCTACCCGGTATCACTCGCTGGTTTTGAAAAGGGAGAGTCTCCCGGACTGCTTTGAGGTTTCTGCGGAGAGCGATGATAATGAAATAATGGGTATCCGTCATAAAGATCTTGCAATAGAAGGTGTGCAATTTCACCCTGAATCCATTTTGACAGAATGCGGCAAAGAATTGTTGGGTAACTTTATTAAAGGAAACAACCCATGA